DNA from Mesorhizobium loti R88b:
GGCTCTGCGCCAGCTTCAGCTTGAAATCGCGCACGCCCTCGCAGCCGATGGCGCGGCAGAATCGGGTCACCGTCGGTTCGCTGACGCCGGCGCGTTCGGCAATCGCCGCATTGGAGGCATCGACGGCGTATTTGACATCGTCGAGCACGACATCGGCGACACGGCGTTCGGCCGGGCGCAGTTCCGCGTAGGAATCCTTGACCAGCGAGATGATGTCGGGGATGCGCCTGAGGTCGCGTCCCTCCGCATCTCCAGCGCTGCCTTCCCTGCTGTCAGCTTCGGTCATGAAGTCGATCTTCCCTGCACCTTTTTCGACCTGACCTCTTACCATGTTTGCACGCTGTCGTTCCATGCGCCTGGCGGCGTTGCAACCGCTGCGTGCCGCAAGGGAATGTCGCCCGCCTGCGGGCGAGATAACAACGCCGAAGCTTGGCGTTCAGGCAGCGACCAAGATCTATCACACGGCGTCCGGCGACCTACCCAATCCTCTCCAGCCGCCTTGGCAGCCGGTTCATCGGCAGGGGCCCATCTGCAGTGATCAGGAACTGATCCTCGAGATTGAAGCTGGCGAGGCCGTCTATGTAGAGCGGGATCTCGAAGGCCAGCACCATGCCCGCTTCGATGACGACATCGCTGTCGGCCGCAATAAATGGCCATTGCTCGGAGAAGACCGATTGCCCGACGCTGTGGCCGAAATGGCCGCGGCGATAGGAGCTCAGGCCTTGTCGGGCGAGGCTCTCGGTGGTGATGCGGTGGACATGGGCGAGCGTGTTTCCAGGGATCAGCACCGCCAGCCCGTCGTCGAAAGCGCGTTCGGCGATCGCATGCAATTCGGCCTGGTCGGCGGAAGGCGCTCCGAAGGTGAAGTTGCGTGACATGTCGGAGGCATAACCGCCAACCGTGCAGACCATGTCGCATTTCAGCGGATCGCCAGCCTCTGCCCTGGCATCGGCGCCCTTGGCCCGGGCACCGAGCGTCACATATTCGGCTGTCACGACCGGATGCGACAGCCCGGCCGCGGCCTCAGCGACGCCTTTGCGGTAGAGCGCGACGAGGTCGGCCTGGCGCATGCCGGCCATGGCATCGACCTGCAGCCGCTCCAGCCCGGCTTCCGAGAGAAAAATGCCTTGCTGCAGCAGATCGATCTCGCGTTGCGACTTGATGGACCGCAACCTGTCCAGGACCGATGAGCCGTCGACGACAGGGCAATCCGGCAGCAGCGCCTGGATGGCCGCGAAATCGGCTGCGGGAATAAAGTCGAGGTCGATGCCGAGCGTTGCGCGTTCCAGTCCGAATTCGGCGAGCAAGGCCTGCAACTGGCGCACGGAGCCGGCAAGATCGAAGGTCGCGGGACGGGAGAAATCCGGCGCGCGGCCAAGCGCGGCAAGGCCGGCCTCGATGCGCTCGTCTAGAAGACCGTGAGTGCCTGTAGCCAGGGGTACGGATTCGATCCAGATCGGGTGCGACCGCACCACCGCTTCCGGTGCGGCGATCCGCAGCTGCGCCACGTTGAAGTCGGCCACGACAACGCCGATCGGCAGGTCTTGCCGGGCCGGGATGACGACGAAGCCGGCGCCGGCACGCCGGAACAGGCCGGCCGGGCCGA
Protein-coding regions in this window:
- a CDS encoding M24 family metallopeptidase, which gives rise to MTGFVDRERAAHVMEQAGIEALVLSAPEAFHYATGAWIGPAGLFRRAGAGFVVIPARQDLPIGVVVADFNVAQLRIAAPEAVVRSHPIWIESVPLATGTHGLLDERIEAGLAALGRAPDFSRPATFDLAGSVRQLQALLAEFGLERATLGIDLDFIPAADFAAIQALLPDCPVVDGSSVLDRLRSIKSQREIDLLQQGIFLSEAGLERLQVDAMAGMRQADLVALYRKGVAEAAAGLSHPVVTAEYVTLGARAKGADARAEAGDPLKCDMVCTVGGYASDMSRNFTFGAPSADQAELHAIAERAFDDGLAVLIPGNTLAHVHRITTESLARQGLSSYRRGHFGHSVGQSVFSEQWPFIAADSDVVIEAGMVLAFEIPLYIDGLASFNLEDQFLITADGPLPMNRLPRRLERIG